CGACCTGGTCTTCGGCCGCCTTTCCAAAAGGACCCAGGCCTGGATCGACGTGGTGGGCACGGTGCTCTTCCTCCTGCCCATGGCGGCGGGGGTGATCTACCTGGCCTGGCCCTGGGCCATGGCCTCCTGGAGCATCCGGGAGATGTCCCCCGACGTGGGGGGCCTGCCCCGCTGGCCCATCAAGCTGGCCCTGCCCCTGGGCTTCGCCCTCCTCTTCCTCCAGGGAATCTCGGAGCTCATCAAGCGGGTGGCCTTCCTCACCGGGCACCTCCCCCTGCCGGGGGAGGAGAAGGGGGTGATGTAGGGTGGACCTCTACGCCCTCATGCCCCCCCTGATGTTCCTGGCCCT
The genomic region above belongs to Thermus thermamylovorans and contains:
- a CDS encoding TRAP transporter small permease subunit yields the protein MRILLQVSRGIDALTEGVGRVVLWLVLLVALLSAGNALMRYGFSYSSNAYLEAQWYMFSLIFLFGGAYALKHNAHVRIDLVFGRLSKRTQAWIDVVGTVLFLLPMAAGVIYLAWPWAMASWSIREMSPDVGGLPRWPIKLALPLGFALLFLQGISELIKRVAFLTGHLPLPGEEKGVM